GTGTGCCTATAGGGGTCCCCGTGCGGCGGTCAGGCTGAAGGTCTCGGTTCAAGTCCGAGATTGGGCACCACCTTTCTGTTTTCATTTTCTGGTTTTCCAACATCAACTCCGTAACCAGTCTTGTCATTCTGAAGCCCCCTTCCGGTAGGCCTTTTTGGAAGAATGGTGCTTTTTGGTTTTTATCCTGGTCTCTGTGGcgctcttcttcctgtcaCGGGATCAGTATCTAGGTAGCAAAGACTGGGAGATGGATGCTACACACAGTGCTTCATATTTGGCAGCTTTTTCTGGCCGTGTTGCGTTTGGCACGGTGGCTTCATAcagctgctggagctcgTCAAACAGCTTCTGTCGGTTTTCTTCCGAGTTGGCAGTGCGGCTTCTCTGGGTCTGGGCCTGGAAAACCAGAGAGTCACTCCGCTTGGAAAAGTATTTCGATTCCCTAACACCAGCATGTAGCAGTTTGGGGAGTCTGGATAGTAGCTGTGGAACAGGCCATGTGGTAGTTGCTTTAGTTTCCGTCCTGCCCAGACAGTCAACAAGCTGAGGCTCGACACACCGGTGGCAGATGCACAAACTTATTCACATGTTGGCCGCCAGGACCGGATGAGCGGGCAAACGATGTGTTGCCTTCTGGAAGACTGTCAATCTTGAATGACTGGTGCCATCTCCGGGCTTCACTAAGCTGCTCTTCGTCAAAAGATGCGTCGAAGGCCTGGTGTCTAATGAATCGCGGGAATGGTGGTACTGACACCCAGCGACTTCCTGAAAACAGGAGGTTTAATGGCTGAGGTCTACGAAGCAGCGACATTCTTTGATGGATGCTGTTGTTATTGATTGAGGAATGCAAACAATGGAAGACAATCCATTCATTGGTCGTTGTTGTGCTGAAGAACCCCACTCCCACTTCAACCCTGAACGGCAGGTCACGCCAAGCAACCCTAAGCTCAGGTGGGGCTTTTGATCGAGCattttcttcctcctgcaAATAATAATATGTTTTATCTCCTCTCAGCCTTGCGCTTGCAACTGCCCCCAGGCTCCTCCATCATCGAAAGTGACTGCGAGCTTGTGACGGGTCCCCAGTCGGCGTTCTTTTTGCAAACCTTCATCCGCCACCGCAAAAAATATCACAAAACCAGAACCAGTCGCTttctcccctctctcacTCTGTGCATCCAGTCagtcatcatccatccatcgccaGACAAGATCCATCGCCAAAATCCCCCGTCTACAATCCACACAACAAAACTTTAAAGTCCACCCACGTCTCTTCTTCCAACCCAAGCCTTCCCCGTTCCTTCTTACCTCCACCTCTCACGTCTCTGCGCCAAACTTATTCggctttttctctttctttttctgatCTCTCTGGTCTCACGTCCGCATCCCGCATCCCGCATCCCGCATCCCGCATCCCCCTTGATGTCGGAACAGTCGCCCGAAATTGTGGCCGCCGCCAGTCTGAGTCCCCTCTCGCCCAAGCCCATCTCTGTCCAGATCCAGAGCAATTCTGTGGTGCCCATGCTCCAGGACCAAGCAGCTACCGCTGACACAGCCATGTCCGGCACCATCGTGGATCCCGGTCTGGAGACTCCGGATGCCCCTGCGCCAGTCTCCGATACTATCGTAGTGGCCGGTGACTCGTCGGACTTCCACGATGATAGCGACGGCAGCATTGACTAcggtgaagaggacgaggccgCCGAGAAGCCCTCTGCCACCTCTGACGGTGCTGCCGATGCTCCTCCCGACAATGATGAGTATGCAAGAAGCTTTGATTCGCCTGTCGACCCCCAGAGCTCGAGTAGCGAGGCTGGTGCTGGCGAGCCTCAGCCTGATGTATCagaggaggctgccgctTCCAATTCCATGAATGACCAAGTCACATCTGCACCTGCTcaagctccagctccagctgtCATTGCCCATCATGAAGatcgccttcctccacccGCATCGTCGACAGCAACCCAGCCTAATGTCAACAGCTGGCCAACGCTCACATCCATTGAGAATGAGCCACCTTCCCAGTCCAGCGGCCCCGAAACTTCCAGTCCATCAGACGCACCGACgtccacccccaacaacaagtCCGCTGCTGCATCTGCTGAGGCCGCTGACATCCAAAAGCTGGTAGACGACATCACTGCTCGAGCCACTGCTACTGTCACGTCTGCAGATACCCCAACATCCGTATCCGCCCCTTTGATTTCAggcccccttcccccatcaCTGCCCCCCAAGCCATTATTATCGGCTCAACCACATGCCTATCAGCCACGTGGTCCCAATCCcacacacaaccacaaccacccgTTAGGACCTTATAGACATTCGCTTGACTCCATGGAGCCACCAGCCTCGGCTCCTGGAGCGGCTGGCGCCGGTTACGCAGCCTCCTTTTCCAACCATGCCTGGGATACCTTCGTTAACGACGAGAGGACGTATACCTCGGAACAAAACTGGGATAGGTTCCCCGAAGGCGCCCGTATCTTTGTCGGTATGTTGGCCCCGATGTTGCTGGTGTTCATAGGCTGACTGACAAATGTGTATAGGCAATCTCTCCAGCGATCGGGTATCAAAGAAGGAGGTGTTCGCCGTGTTCAGCAAGTATGGCAGACTAGCGCAGATTTCCATGAAGAGCGCCTATGGTTTTGTGCAGTACCACAACGTTTCTGAAGCCCAGGCCGCACTGGAGGCATGTCAGGACATGGAGCTTGGTGGCCGCCGCATTCGTGAGTGTGCCCTTGTCTCCACGAAAAACAATCTCTTAACTAACCTGTTACACAGACCTCGAAATATCCCGTcgtcaaaagaaaaagggtgGAGATGACAGAGGGCACTCGCCAGATCGACGCGGTGGTCCTCGTGGCATGGCAAATGACAGGCTCGACTTGAACAACCAGCCGAGAGACCCTGGTTGGAAGAGAACCAATGACCACCGCCGCTCCGCCTCGCCCCGCCGAGACGACCCTCGCGGCTTCTATGCTCGAGATCGTGACAACGGTCCAATGTCACACGACCGTCGCCGGTCCCGGTCGCCCCGGCGCAGCCGTTTTGGCAGTGAATCCTATAGACGAAGAAGTCCCAGTCCACATCGCCGCACCCCATCGGATGTAGACCGCCTCGACATCCCTCGCCGGTACGGTAACGATGTTCCAGACGTCCAGatcctgctcctccaagATCTGGACCGGCCCTTTGTTGACTGGGTACAGAACGCTCTCCATGCCCATGGCCTCAAGACAGCCGTGATGCATCTCAACCCTCGCTTTCCCCGCAATACAATCGTGCAGCGCCAGGTGCTCGAAGGTGTTCATGCCATTATTGACCTAGACCAGAAATCCCGTGACTCGGGATTGATATCACTGCAACTGTTCATCCGCAACACAGGCACGGGGAGCAATATCCGGTTTGAGAGTTACAACTCGCTGAACCCGGAACTGGCGGGTGGGCTGGTCatgagggagaagacgagAGTCGTGcatgctcctccaccacctccaccgccccatGTCGCGGCATATCCTCCAACTTaccagcctcctcctgttgctgctcccACTGCTCCTTATCAGAGTCCCATTGTTCCACCGCCTGCCACCGGATATCAGAGCTATCCTCCAGCGTCATCCATTCCACaagctgctcctgctcctcctgctaCGCCTATTGATAATGATTATTTGAGGTCTCTGTTGACCGGTCTCcaaacccagcagcagtcgCAACAGcagactgctgctgccagggCACCTGCTCCACAGATTGATATCAATGCGTTGCTTGGGTCTTTGCAGGGTGGTGTACCGCAGCAAGCACCACCGCAACAGTATGGGGtgccacaaccaccacagttCCAGGGAGCAGCAGGGTACTACGGCGGTGGGCAGAATGCGGTTGCACCGACGCCGGTGGCATTGGGGAACAATGCGCATATTCAGAACATTATGGAGAATCTCAAGAGGGCTTCGGGGAGTAAGtagggtggtgttgctgcgaggggggggagtgggctCGAActctgttgatgatgggtatACTGTAGCGATCAGCGTAATGAATACAATTTTAAGACAACTTGAGTACCAATTCTGCATTCTCCCTGCTACAAACGCCCAGAACCGCACTGCTTGTCCCGCCTCAAAAGATAATCAGTAGGCATTTAAAGATAGTCGATATGCTTTGAAACATTAACTATCTTCAAAGGCATGTTGATTATGTTTTGGAGCCTATAAATTATTTCTCAAGGCCTATTAtctatctttgaaggcctatTATCTATCTTTTAAGGGCCTGTTATCTATCTTTTAAGggcctattaactatctctaaaggcctttaaagataggtAACAAGCCTCTAAAGATACCTAGTTAGTGCGCACTCTCGCTATCCCTTGAACCTATTCACCATCTTTAAACACCTATTCCTTTGGAACAAAAGCTATGAATTAAAGAATCACCACACGTTATACTGATTTCTGTAGTGCTAGGTAATTATAAAGATCTAGAGCGTGGTAAGGTATCACAAtgttcattttttttttcttaatTTCCAAAAGACCAGACGTCCAGACATTCCGGTAATCGCTTAAGCACCAACAGTAACCGTCACCGTCTCCCGCACCTGCTCCGTTACTGTCTCCCTCTCCGTCACCGTGACCGTTGCCTCTTTCTCCTGCCCTCCGTTTGCCACGTCTgggattgttgttgttgttgttgttgttgttgttgtcgttggctCTGGAATAGGAGTGGGAgtggcggaggcggtggcggtggtggtgatggtggtggtgtcctcGATAGGAATAACCGACAATCTTGTCCTCGTTGTTGTAGTGGTTGGAACCGGCTCAGGAGTGGGAAAGATgatcgggggaggggtggctgATGTTTGGAGAGGTTCGCTCTCGACAGGCgcggggaggaagggttCGACGcttgggaggttggttgttgtggggagggggataatGGTCTCGTCGAGTTGGGGGAAGCGGGGGGTTGggctgagggtgagggtCATGGTTATTGTTTCTGAGGTCAGGTCGATGGTGGCagttttggtgatggcggttgtgaggggggttgtcTCGGTTTGGATGGGAGCTTCCCCTGTTTGGGTGACTGTCTCGATGCCGGTCGAGATCGTGATGGTTGCTGTGCTGGTGATGGATTGTGCTGGTGACTCTGTGGGGGTAGTATCGACGTCTGTTTCGGTGACTGTTCCGACGCCGGAAGAGACTGTGatggttgctgttgcagtGAATGTATCCGCTGGTGTGCTCGAGGCAGGTGCAGTGGTTGCGGGAGGAGTGGAAGGGGCATCGCTTGTGAGATTGGGGATCATATCCGCTGGCACAATTCCCAAGGTCTCCTGCGCCAGATCAGGATCGACGCACCCGATGATGACGCCGTTGACCGTATTGTTCAGGGGCATGGCGAAGCAGGCTGTGCCGGAGGGGCACTCGCGCTGAAGCTCAAAGTTGTTTCCATTCTCGGAGCACTTCACGACGTTGTGGTTGACGCAGGCGGCCTGGCCTACATTGCAGGCGGTGGACATGGTGGTTTCtgagaagatggtgttgtACTCCTGGGCCAGGGCAATGTTGTTTCTGAACTCATTGGTGGGGATGCTTGCGGTCgcggttgggaggttggtgatggcggtgggaatggcggtgttgggctcgccggtgacggtgacgttGGCGGTTGAGGTGGCCGGTGTTGATGCGGTTTCGGCAGGGAGAGTGCTAGTAGCACCACTCTCTGTCGGGCTGCTTGTGAGGTCGGCGGGCTCGGTAGTAGCGCTGCTGGTGAGATCGGTACTAGCAGTCCCAGTCGCGGTGGCCGATGGAGTAAGAAAGGAGGAAACAATCAGCGGCGTGCTTGAAGTTGGCAACGGCTTTGATGTCTCAACGGAGGTCTCCGTCTCACTGGCGAGGCTCGTGGCGGGCGTGGATGTTTCGACTAGAGAGGTCTCGAGGGAAGCAGTCGCGGTCTCCGATGTCTCCACTGTTGAAGTCTCGACAGTCGAAGTTTCAACAGTAGAGGTCTCAGTCGCAAGAGTCTCGGTAGCAGTAACCTCCCCCACCGACGTCTCACCCACAGAACTCTCCGCCCCCGAACTCGCAACCGAGCTGACTGTAGCCCCAGGTAAGCCCGTCACCGTCGCCTCAGCAGTAGAAgtctccaaccccgccccgGCGCTCGTCTCTGGCGCCCCAACCAACGGCAGCGTAACCTGGCTAACCAAACTCCTCGTCGTTGTAGTAGGTacagcctcctcaacctccgTCACCGTCGTCTCCGGCACAATCGTCGTCACCACCGTGGTCTCGATGTTCGTACGCGTCGTGATCACCGGGCCCCCAACGGTAGTATTAAACTGCCTCGCCcacttcatcctccccaccccctcctcctcctccaccgtcctcctcccctgatgcccattcccattccatcccctcctccacttaAGAGGACCGGCCTCTGCAACCGACCCCAAAAGTAGCGATATTAATGTTGTTGTAAGGCGCATCTTTGCTTTGCCTTCGAACCAAAGAAAAAGTGTATAAAAAAAGAATACAAAAAGAGAGATGTAGGACCAGCCCAGAAAAATCCGTTATGCTATGTAGCAAAGAGAGGTCTCGTTTTTGATGGAAGATATGCTGACACAGAAAAAATGATATAGATATATGCCACgcaagtgatgatgatagaCAAAAGATGAAAAAGATGACAACAAATGAGATGTTTGCCAACTGGCAAGGATATTGGGAGTTGATCgacaagagagaaaaggaaaagatatgtgtgtgtgtgtgtgtgtgtgagacAAGGGataaagaagagaaagagagggtATGACGTGCGGGAGAGAAATGTATAAGAGATGGGCACACACACCCACGTTCCCCGAAAGCCCGTAACCGCGTCTCTTTCTCACGATATTACCTGCGCTTCCCCCTCCACTCCAGCCTCGGTATCATCACATATCATCACCGCCCCAGCATCTTCCACCAGGCCGGAACACCtggccaccacccaacccgcATCAGCGCGTGGACATCTCCAACTTCGGCCAAACCCTTTGGTTGGCGGTCGTTGCAcaactcccacccccagTCCAGTTGGCaaaccccagcagcaaccgcccGCCTTACAATTTCTTTCACTGCCGGGGATGTCCCACAATGCGTCTAATCTCCAAGCGCTCACGAACCTACCATTTACTTCCCTCTCACCAGCCTGACgtttcctcgtcgtcgttgaAACAAGCGCCGAAGCGTTCTCATTGGTCCACAACCTACCCCTGCCAAGACCGACTTCGTAGCCGCTGGCACCAATCGCTTGGGAATTccacccccccgcccccctgTGAGCCTCACTTTTCTTTGAACACTTCATCTCTGCCGACTGGAGTGTCCTCAAATCATTCCGAGTGGGCTATAAAGAGGAAACAAAAACCCCTCATTTTTCACACAGCATCTGCGCACAATCTTTTGCTGGATGAGCTAGCTACTATACATAACCCTCCTTTGTGTATGACCAAGATAACATTCctaaccctcaccacctacACATGCGCCAGAAATCCAGTAATCCTACCCCCTCTCATGAAGTAGTAGCTGCCTCGAGTTTAATACACCCTGCTTCACAACGTCACCACATGAACACACAAGTCACAACTTCAATCCTTTGACATGTTCAAAGACTTCTTTGGCACTGTCGATAATACATGCATCCAAACTTATATacccatcccccaccccaactTCCTGCCGACACCCCTCCTACCCGAATCATATACACAAATAACGACTCTGAATCCAGATCATGATCGCAtttccccctctcttccctccatctctcttTCGATATATACATACATCTCTTCCAATGCAAAAAAGCTCTACTCCCACCAAGCCACCCCGGGTATCTTATGCTGAATCGACCGAAACTGGAAATATGctgccccctcctccccaaagccCCAATACACTCATAATGTGTATACTAAAGAATGCCCATTCCAACACAACCAAGCGTTTCAAtgtccatcatcccccgaAATCCGCACAATCGTCGGACCGGGCAACTTCTCCGCTGATGTACACGGCGAAGGAAGCGACTGCACCGCATTGTCCGACTCGCTCTGAGCAACCTCAGAACTGCCCGCAGTAGAAGCTTTCTCCGCCATTCgagccaccatcaccctctcaaccTGCTAAATTTTGCTGAcgtgcccctcccccccttaaCTGTCTCAGACAAAAGCCGGTTACCATACCCGTTAATCTccacaccctccacctcatcaacattCGTagccaccaaccccgccatctcctcccactcctccctcctgaGCTGCTCTTCCACTGCATCCTCAACACCTGTCTCCATCGtaccctccctcctcccccgaccatcatcccccaaaCACCCCGTCCAGGCTTCCCGAAACTTCAGCCCCAACGCCACCGCCATGTGCCTCGACACACTATTCCCCACCAACTTCCACTTATCCGACtgcctccccagcagcacctcctcctccaaaaacccctgCGCCCTTCGAGCCTCTGCCAAGGTAAAGGGCCTGCTCTCCCTCCAATGCAAGCCGTTCGCGGTCCTCGCGTCCCGAGGGTCCAACGCCGTCGTGATGGTAGGGAACGCAAGGTGTGGCGCAAGTCTTGACCACCCCTGTGCGGTGCTGGCAACCCGACCGCGCATCGTGCCCTCACCACTGGGGAACAGCTCCCTGtccgccgccgtcatcaccccctttccGCCATTCCACGTCTTGACGAAATTCATGCCGTGGGGGAAAATGGGAATTACTGCCACCTGCTGTCGAATAGTTCCGGTGAAACCTATAGTTAGACGGTGCTCCGGGTGAGATACGCAAGCATCTACCATGCCATCGATAATGTCGGGCAGATCTGCCGTCGCCTCAGACGAGCTGGTGTACTTGAACGGCGTGGGAATATCAAGAAATCGCCGGACATAAGCCTCGCCATTGCACAGTTTCCCAATACCCCGCTGTTTTGTCCCCGGATAGTGGGAATGTGAGGGTGCGGGTGCTTCAGGCAAGCGCACGTCGGGGGTTGCAATGAGGAGAAACACCCGGTTACGCGACTGGGGCGCACCGTGGGTCCAGGCATCCCCATTCACCAGCTGAGCTTGGTAACCCAGGCCGATGACAGCACAGAACAGCTGGGACAGCGTGTCTTGGCTTCGGTTTTGGTGTGCTTGGACGATCGAGGCGACGTTTTCGAGAACAGCGTACTTTGGGCGATAAAAGTCGATAAAGGCCGCAAAGGACGCCACCATGGACTGGTTCTTTGTTTGCTTGAGGTCCTTCTTGTCTATGGTCAACAGTGAGAACCCAGGGCAGGGGCTGCCCGCTGAGATGACTTCCACATCGCCTGGTCGAGGAACATTATCCGAGAACTTTCCCTCCAGAGCTAGCCGTAGAAGGTCATCCACCGAGCCATAGAAAGGATGCACGATGTCTTGGTCAGGGGCGTTGGCCATATAGGTATGGATAGCCTTGTCCCAAGTATCGGCAGCCCAACGCATTTCAATGgcgccaccatcctcaagacCTCGTCCCAGGTTACCACTCCCACAGAACAAGTCCATTCCCCTCAGCTTGCGGACATTGTCTGCCCTTGGATCAAAGCCCTGACGCAGGGTCAAAGGCATGTTGCCAAGAGGAACAACCTTTTGTCGAGTGCCGTCAAGTTGGTGGGTGATATAGAAGAGATTCCCAGTTCCGCCGCGATTGTATGGGCTTGGAATAGGTGAATCAGCCTCGAAGACGCGCACTTGACATCTCCCTGTGATTCTGTCAGgcttcatcaccacaaacTTGTCCGTATAGACGAGCtcgttggcggcggcgctcTTGACCACAGAATCGACCTCCCCGCGCCTGAGGAGCCTCCGGAGCCGCACGAATATGGTCTTGCCTTGCTTGAACACCTTGACAATCTCACAAGGCTCCGTATATTTGTCCGACAAGTTCAACAGTACCAGGACTGTGTCGCCCGATCTGTAACCGAGCTTCTCCAACCCATGAGAGCATCTGATGTGCGACTCTTGCAGTGATACCCAGCGTCGGTGTTTCACAATGTAAGTGTGCCGGACAAAAAAGTCGTCACCGCTGGTCTCTGGGCTGCCGAACCAGTTGGCTTTGTGGACAGCCATAACCTCGTGCTCTTTAACCCTGGCATGCTTGCCCTCCTCACATGTACAATGATCGCTCAGGAATAGCTCGTTCGGCCAAGGGTATCGCATCAAACAACACGGCGTCTCTGCAGGTCGGTATAGCCATGTGACATCGAAGCTTCGGGCGCCATCTTTGGCTTTGTGAACCTTTTGGACCAGACCGAACCAGCGCGAGTCGGtcaccccctcttccttcttccacttggTGTTTGTGCTTTCATCGTCGTGTGGAGTAGAGATGGTGTCGCCAACTTGGATTGCATCAGTAACGTCGAGAGGTAAAAATTGTGTGGTCCCTCGGCGCCTCCCCGGAACATTGCACTCCATCTTGATCTGAACATCTGGTGTCGCTTCCCGGGCCGGCACTGGTGTTCGAAGCCCTCCATCTGGACTTGACACCACATGGAATACCTTCCCAAGAACCATATGTCCAAACAACTCATTGATATACGGCGTTACGATGGTCGGAGCCACCTCAACATCCTGCTTCATCGGCCTGCCCTCCAGAAGCTTCGGGAGCTCCGGCACAGCTTTGGTAGACTCGTAGATATCGAGATTCATCGCCTCCCGAAATAGCCTCATCGAGCcggccttcttttccccGTGAACCCCAAAGACTTCTTTCCAAATAAAGTCGATGTTGTTGACGATTGCAACCCTGAAGTCAATCCTAGGATACTGTCGCCGCCACTTTCGGAAAGCGGCAGATCCGCCATGGGTGCTCTCAAGCCACTCAGAGAAAGAATTCTTGAAGACTTCGAGACAAAGACTGCGGTTTTCCTGGAGCAAGTAACCAGCATAGTCGACGACGTGCTTGGCGAGATCCATGGCCCATACAAACGGTTCGTAAAACCTTTTGTATTCAATCGTTGGCCTCCGCAGTCGATAGTAGACCTCATTTCTCGAATTAAAGACCGAACGAACCCAGACTTCGCCATCCACGCTCGGGTGCTCAACCCCATAGTTGCCGATGGGAAGTTCAGCCACCTCGACTTTCTGAACAAAGTACTTGTGACCCTTCCAGCTGAGCACACCGTCAAAGTAGTACCGGTCGGTGGGCTTCCTCATGCCTATGTGCTGCAATGACCTCATTTCCAAAGGATAGTGTTTCGTATCCAGATAGAACGAGAACCGGTCCAAGTCAAATTCCATGAAATCGCCATCCATAGCGCCATGGGCCTCCTTTAGGGCCTGCACCGCAATGCGCTCCTTAACCACGGGGAAGGGAGGTACAAATCCATCGTGCTGGGATCTTGGCGTAACAAGTGTCGAAACAGGTATCTCGACAGAAAGTGGCTGGTTTGGAGGGACCGGGCTAGGCAaacaaggtggtggtgtctcaTTGAGGGTTTCTGGTGCCTCCTCGAGAATTTCTGATGTCTGGGCGATGACTGCCTGGGCGACAACCGCCATTTCCAAACTGACGAGTTCGGGCTCTGGAGACTGTGATGAGCATGATCCCTGAGGTTCTGGCAATGATACTGGCGGCAGGCAAGGTGCATCTGGGAGGATTGCGCGGCAGTTGTCTGGCAATATTGGGGGCGGTGACCAGGACGAGTCTTCTGGCCCTGGCAGGTACACTGGCGGCAGGGAAGGTGCGTCTGGGAAAATCGCATGACATTGTGCTGGCAGGactggcgatgatgatggtggtaaCGAGTCGACTACTGGTGACGGCTCATCCTGGTTCTGAAGGAGAGGCAGATGATCCAGAGATGCTGGGAGCAACGGCCGTAGTTGGTCCAAGATGGCAGCTTCCATCTTATCATGCGTTGGGATGAGCTCATTGAACTCGAGGTCATGTCCCATGGAGGGCCACGAAtccagcaccctcaccatcccgAGATGGTAAGTGTGCCAGAAAGAAGCCGAGAGAAGCGATGGATCACCTTGAGACAGGCGACATGAGAACCGTCCGGGTCGGAGATGGTCTTCGAAAGCGAAAAAGTCGTCCAAAATCCTCGGCCGGGGATCCTCTCTCCCGAAGAGCAGACAGTGACAAAGTCGGGAGTGGGTGTACGGTATGCGTACCAAACATTTAGCAATAATCCACCCAGGCAGGGAAAATAAAGATAGAAAAGTTGAAGCAGAGACCCTTCCAGACCAGAAGAAAAGATGGCTTCACAAAAAGCAGAGAGCAACAAGATAGGGAGGTGTCTCAATCTGGAAGTCGCGTGGTACCTCGCGGTTGTACTCCGGGGTTAGTCGCGCTGAGAAAACAAGCcatcggccaatcagatGAGTCCATGCAGACTCATGCAGACCCACACTTCTTCGAGAGCAACAAGAA
The sequence above is a segment of the Podospora pseudoanserina strain CBS 124.78 chromosome 5, whole genome shotgun sequence genome. Coding sequences within it:
- a CDS encoding hypothetical protein (EggNog:ENOG503NZI2; COG:H) — protein: MVRVLDSWPSMGHDLEFNELIPTHDKMEAAILDQLRPLLPASLDHLPLLQNQDEPSPVVDSLPPSSSPVLPAQCHAIFPDAPSLPPVYLPGPEDSSWSPPPILPDNCRAILPDAPCLPPVSLPEPQGSCSSQSPEPELVSLEMAVVAQAVIAQTSEILEEAPETLNETPPPCLPSPVPPNQPLSVEIPVSTLVTPRSQHDGFVPPFPVVKERIAVQALKEAHGAMDGDFMEFDLDRFSFYLDTKHYPLEMRSLQHIGMRKPTDRYYFDGVLSWKGHKYFVQKVEVAELPIGNYGVEHPSVDGEVWVRSVFNSRNEVYYRLRRPTIEYKRFYEPFVWAMDLAKHVVDYAGYLLQENRSLCLEVFKNSFSEWLESTHGGSAAFRKWRRQYPRIDFRVAIVNNIDFIWKEVFGVHGEKKAGSMRLFREAMNLDIYESTKAVPELPKLLEGRPMKQDVEVAPTIVTPYINELFGHMVLGKVFHVVSSPDGGLRTPVPAREATPDVQIKMECNVPGRRRGTTQFLPLDVTDAIQVGDTISTPHDDESTNTKWKKEEGVTDSRWFGLVQKVHKAKDGARSFDVTWLYRPAETPCCLMRYPWPNELFLSDHCTCEEGKHARVKEHEVMAVHKANWFGSPETSGDDFFVRHTYIVKHRRWVSLQESHIRCSHGLEKLGYRSGDTVLVLLNLSDKYTEPCEIVKVFKQGKTIFVRLRRLLRRGEVDSVVKSAAANELVYTDKFVVMKPDRITGRCQVRVFEADSPIPSPYNRGGTGNLFYITHQLDGTRQKVVPLGNMPLTLRQGFDPRADNVRKLRGMDLFCGSGNLGRGLEDGGAIEMRWAADTWDKAIHTYMANAPDQDIVHPFYGSVDDLLRLALEGKFSDNVPRPGDVEVISAGSPCPGFSLLTIDKKDLKQTKNQSMVASFAAFIDFYRPKYAVLENVASIVQAHQNRSQDTLSQLFCAVIGLGYQAQLVNGDAWTHGAPQSRNRVFLLIATPDVRLPEAPAPSHSHYPGTKQRGIGKLCNGEAYVRRFLDIPTPFKYTSSSEATADLPDIIDGMVDACVSHPEHRLTIGFTGTIRQQVAVIPIFPHGMNFVKTWNGGKGVMTAADRELFPSGEGTMRGRVASTAQGWSRLAPHLAFPTITTALDPRDARTANGLHWRESRPFTLAEARRAQGFLEEEVLLGRQSDKWKLVGNSVSRHMAVALGLKFREAWTGCLGDDGRGRREGTMETGVEDAVEEQLRREEWEEMAGLVATNVDEVEGVEINGYGNRLLSETVKGGRGTSAKFSRLRG
- a CDS encoding hypothetical protein (BUSCO:EOG09264PDD; COG:J; EggNog:ENOG503P6UH) — translated: MSLLRRPQPLNLLFSGSRWVSVPPFPRFIRHQAFDASFDEEQLSEARRWHQSFKIDSLPEGNTSFARSSGPGGQHVNKTETKATTTWPVPQLLSRLPKLLHAGVRESKYFSKRSDSLVFQAQTQRSRTANSEENRQKLFDELQQLYEATVPNATRPEKAAKYEALKKSATETRIKTKKHHSSKKAYRKGASE
- the NAB3 gene encoding nuclear polyadenylated RNA-binding protein 3 (EggNog:ENOG503NVSM; COG:A), producing the protein MSEQSPEIVAAASLSPLSPKPISVQIQSNSVVPMLQDQAATADTAMSGTIVDPGLETPDAPAPVSDTIVVAGDSSDFHDDSDGSIDYGEEDEAAEKPSATSDGAADAPPDNDEYARSFDSPVDPQSSSSEAGAGEPQPDVSEEAAASNSMNDQVTSAPAQAPAPAVIAHHEDRLPPPASSTATQPNVNSWPTLTSIENEPPSQSSGPETSSPSDAPTSTPNNKSAAASAEAADIQKLVDDITARATATVTSADTPTSVSAPLISGPLPPSLPPKPLLSAQPHAYQPRGPNPTHNHNHPLGPYRHSLDSMEPPASAPGAAGAGYAASFSNHAWDTFVNDERTYTSEQNWDRFPEGARIFVGNLSSDRVSKKEVFAVFSKYGRLAQISMKSAYGFVQYHNVSEAQAALEACQDMELGGRRIHLEISRRQKKKGGDDRGHSPDRRGGPRGMANDRLDLNNQPRDPGWKRTNDHRRSASPRRDDPRGFYARDRDNGPMSHDRRRSRSPRRSRFGSESYRRRSPSPHRRTPSDVDRLDIPRRYGNDVPDVQILLLQDLDRPFVDWVQNALHAHGLKTAVMHLNPRFPRNTIVQRQVLEGVHAIIDLDQKSRDSGLISLQLFIRNTGTGSNIRFESYNSLNPELAGGLVMREKTRVVHAPPPPPPPHVAAYPPTYQPPPVAAPTAPYQSPIVPPPATGYQSYPPASSIPQAAPAPPATPIDNDYLRSLLTGLQTQQQSQQQTAAARAPAPQIDINALLGSLQGGVPQQAPPQQYGVPQPPQFQGAAGYYGGGQNAVAPTPVALGNNAHIQNIMENLKRASGSK
- a CDS encoding hypothetical protein (EggNog:ENOG503P8VE; COG:S), which codes for MRLTTTLISLLLGSVAEAGPLKWRRGWNGNGHQGRRTVEEEEGVGRMKWARQFNTTVGGPVITTRTNIETTVVTTIVPETTVTEVEEAVPTTTTRSLVSQVTLPLVGAPETSAGAGLETSTAEATVTGLPGATVSSVASSGAESSVGETSVGEVTATETLATETSTVETSTVETSTVETSETATASLETSLVETSTPATSLASETETSVETSKPLPTSSTPLIVSSFLTPSATATGTASTDLTSSATTEPADLTSSPTESGATSTLPAETASTPATSTANVTVTGEPNTAIPTAITNLPTATASIPTNEFRNNIALAQEYNTIFSETTMSTACNVGQAACVNHNVVKCSENGNNFELQRECPSGTACFAMPLNNTVNGVIIGCVDPDLAQETLGIVPADMIPNLTSDAPSTPPATTAPASSTPADTFTATATITVSSGVGTVTETDVDTTPTESPAQSITSTATITISTGIETVTQTGEAPIQTETTPLTTAITKTATIDLTSETITMTLTLSPTPRFPQLDETIIPLPTTTNLPSVEPFLPAPVESEPLQTSATPPPIIFPTPEPVPTTTTTRTRLSVIPIEDTTTITTTATASATPTPIPEPTTTTTTTTTTTIPDVANGGQEKEATVTVTERETVTEQVRETVTVTVGA